cttcttcatgtaaaccttgtaaaataagagagaaaaggcataactattgtaatataatgtgtaataacaacccataatgcaataaatatcattataaaagtatgatgcaaaatggacgtatcagccaccCATGGGAGATTCGATTGTGCATGGAGATCGCGAAGTAGCTGATAAGTTTTCTCCTTATTATCCCAACTTGGATCGCCATACACCCCCGTCAACCTCCACAATTTACCATCCGGTTCCTCCACCGACACATCGATGCAGCTAAAGGTAGTAGTCCGGGAGTAGATCATCATCTCCTTCTTCCGGACTAAGAGTAACCCACCTCTCCTACCATCGAGACATGGTGCCACGGTCATATGATCCATCCTCGACTTTCTCATCAACTCATCTGCCTTAAACTCGTCCAAATGCGTCTCAGACAGAAAACCCGCATTGACATTATTCCGCCTCAGGATGTCCAGAAGCGAGCGAACTGTCTGGGCCCCGAGCAAGCCCCGACGATTCCAACTTATGAGTTTCATTGTGACCGGTGACCCTCCGCTGAAACTGACATCAATTCAAAGGCCTCTGCCCCCAACTCACTCGACCGAGCCTAGATCAATCCAGGCCAAACAGATTGGAAACTCAATACCCCATGATCTGAATAGATGGTGAATAGACCTGCAAAACCTCGCCGGGGGAAACAACCAGAACTGCAGTAAAGAGAACCGACCGTTGCCAACCAACGCAGGGACAGAATACCGATCACTACACCAAGCAGCGCCGGGACAAAAAGAACAGATCCAAAGTTGTCTTCAGATCCGATCAACAAGCAAGTTCCCTAAGCACCATCAGGGAAACTGTACGCAAACACAGTAGATGGAATCCTCATGACGTACTAGCAGTAGGCATATGAGATCAACTCGTGAACCTGCATCAGCACCAGAATTGTTGCAGGCTGAAATTCTACCAAAGAACGAGAGACCAGCCACGGCACCGCCGGCGCCGCCCTGGGAAAGAGATGTCAGCCCACGCGCCGTCGCCaaggaggcggccggcggcggcccGGCTGAACCCTAGTCACCTTAGTAGTAGCCTGACTTCCAGGAGAAGAATACGCTTCAGGCAGTACGGCAGCAATAATGCTACACCTATGTACTGCTTCTACGTGATAACCATTGGATCTTGATCTCACAACGCCGATAGAACATACTGTACCAATTCTATTTAGGCTTACATGGCCTGCCCGCTATTGGGTTGGGTCGTGCTGGCTGCGTTAACTAGCTACGGTTggcccttttcttttattttatttttctttctctttctttccttttttttctttctaaattcAAATCTGTTTTGAATTTGATTTTAGTTCCATCTTTAAACATCTCTAAATTCTAGTTTGATTATTTAGAAAACGGTGAAAATTTCATTTGGACCTTTTGGTCAATTAATTTCTGCCCCTTATTTTAGGGCCTTCCAACATATTCCATTTGTTCCTTTCCTATTTTTTTTCAATTAGGTTTATTTCCCTTATCTGAATTTCTTTGAGTTGTCTTCTACTCAATTTGAACATTTGTTTTGAGTATTTGTTTTGTCAAATTTCTTCGggattttatttttcttcaaaTTGCGAGTGCGGCGTTTCTGCTCCTGAGCTCATCTGCACCCGCCCTGACGAAAAAAaaaacaaatactaaaaaaattcaaaaaaaaatcatttttatgTGGTAGATAAGTTTATGCGTGAGGTGCGCTCCAAGTTtaactcatttggacatctgagcaactCTCGGCGAAAAAGACAAATTTAGGGTCTGTGAAAAAGTTTACTGTTCACACACTGTTCTGACCCAATTTGTTTCTTTTTCTGAGAGCTGCTTAGATGTCCAAATAAGTTGAAATTTTGAGCGAACCTAACGTATAAAATTATCTATCAcacaaaaaaaattggatttttttaatttttttagtatttgttttgattttttctgACCGGGTGCAGATGAACCTGGGCACCAAATTGGGTTTTTGTCAAATTGCCCCCTTTAGGGTTCTTTTAACTTTCCCAAATTTTGTACCTAGGGTTTCAAGTGTCCTAAGGTTTTGGAATTCTAATTCAAGGTAATCATCACACAAGGTCAAACAATCAAGTAATCCTAGGCAATTCTAGCTAATTAGCAATCAAGCATAGGTTTTCTTTGAAATTTTTTAATTCCCTGTAAAATTttaaacattgcagatttgaaaaaATTCGGGATGTGACACTTTGTGTACGTACTCCACCTAGAATGTGAGTATGTGTGTGACATCGACCTAGATGATTTGTGCAAGAAAGAGAGTAGTAAGTGTGTACGTGAGAGAaagagggagggggggggggagagagaagggagggggaggagaaggaaTATGTGtcaatgcaatgtgtgtgaaagagaGGCCTAAGTGGTACATCCTATTGATGGAGCGCTATTACCGGCTCTTTCCAGATCCGACGGTACCGGCCTCCCTACCGTGTAGCACCAGGTGGTGGTAGTACCGCATAAGTCAGCGGTACTACTGGACAAGTACTTCTGATGCAGTACCAGGAGAGATACTACCGCTCATCTGGAGGCGTTCCTCAGTTCGAATCAGCTTTGGCAGTGAAGTTGGAATCTGATTCGGACCTTTTTCAGCGTATTATCCTGAAGCATGTCCTGATGTGCTTTTGTGGCAAAGCTGAAGTTGATTTGAGTGCTTTTGTGGCAAAGCTTAAGTTGATTCAAATCAGCTTTGTCAGTGAAGAGAACTCGAATCCAATTGAAGCTCAAACAAACAGGGTCAAAGATAGTAGATCTGCTTCACATACATGTGCTTCATCATTCAATAATCTTACAGAAATAAACTTCATCAGTCACTTCCCATAATAGACCAAAGACTGCATATATTTCACATTACAGGATAAACATGATACAAGCGCATCATTAAGTCCAAAATATAGCGGGTTCATACATGACATGATCAACTTCAACTTTGACTTACATACAGGTCCATCCATTAAGTTCAAAAATCAAAATACACCTAAACAGTAATGACTGGCACCTAAACAACACACACACATGCAGTACATAACCTTTTCAGAAtgaaaacaacaccaacaacacacAACATCAGCACACTTGCAACTAAGAACTTCATCAACAAGCTCTCTCACTAACTCATCCACGCAGAAGCTTGGTGTTTGCTCATGCCAATGAATGCTTCATTTCCTGTCCTAGGCCTACTGGTGGAAGTGTTCCTCCCACTCTCTTCCATTGCATCTTCAAGTtcctcccttctgtcctttgtttcaCCTATTGCATCAACAACAACACCACCAACAAATATGTTGTGAACAACAATATACACAAACATACTCCAATTCCCGGTGCCAGAAATAACTAGTTTGCTAGCAAACAACTAAATCAAGGTCAAAAGTGACGTCAAATTTTAAGCCAAATTCCTAGAAAAAACATGTTGCCACATCGAATTTCACAAAAAGAAAATGACATAACTTAGCTCAAGTAGCGATAATACATAGTTCAAAGTACGATCGGAACGCACAACATAGGTtcacaaaaaataaaaacaacaaagtTCACGCTGGGGGCAGCAGCACAACAAGCCCACTAACAGTATCGGGGCGTCTTTTCACAAAGATAGAAGCCCCATGAGTAAAGTCGATCCCACCACTCAAGAACATGGTGTGAGGTGACCTTCAGCTTCACCTTCAATCAGCGAAGCCTGCACTCGAACAGTATTATAACTGTTAGCAATGTCCAAGGCAGCAATTAATAGGGTGATGCCACTATAGTGCAATAAGATTGCCTGCTAACTAGTAcagagtactccctctgtaaacttatATAAGGGTGTGTTCAGTTCAAGGAACGAAGCGGAACGTAATGGGTCGGACCCGTCCCTGGAGGTCGTTCTCGTGTTTGGTTGGAAAACGGAATGGAACGCACTGGTTCTCAGGAGAGGAATATTCCTGCTATATGCCGAACCAAGTAGTTCCTCCAAATCGAGCGGACGACGCGGAACGCCTCGCTTGCCCACGACCTCGGGTCGCCCCTCTCTGTCTCCCTCAATGGCGATCCACGGATCtctgcccctctctctcttccctctTCCCTCTGACCTCATACCCTGCCGGAGTTTCCTCGCCTGTGGAGGAGATCGCCGGCCGCCGGAACGCAGAAGACGCGGGCGCCACGTCCTCGTTCGTTGCGCCGGCCGTGTCGAGCCGGCGGAGGCCGGGGAGGCCACGCTGCCGCAGCCCTTGGTCGCAGTCCGGGAAGCGTCGTGCCGCCTCGCTTGACGGAGCAGCCACTCCCAGCATCGGCTGTTGGCCGCGCTTGAGCATGCTTATCGATCTTGTAGCACGCTGGGATCTTGTGTTGTGTTGGGTGGCTACTGTTGATCTTGTAGCATGAGTCCGACATTATCTTCTCTGGTTCTCCGCGATTTGTTTTTGACGAAGCGTGCTCAATTCTTCAGTTCGTGAATCGTTGATGCTCACACGCCTTTGttgcatggatggatggatgattaCGTTATTCAGTGATTTTTGTTTGATTGAAATTCAACAGAATTCAAGGTGAGATGAATAAATCAATTGCATTCCATCTCTCAGACCAAACAACGAAACGTAACCAGTCCATTCCTTCTAATTGTGTCTACCAAACacaaggatggaaccgacccattctAGTGGAATGGAACCATGACATTCCATTACACTTTGTTcccgaaccaaacacaccctaagagCGTTTATataagtttacagagggagtacttaagtGCATACAACATCTTGTTGTAAAATGCATGAATTGTCAACAAAACTATGGCCCTTTTAGAGGGGACTATTGAAAAATACTTGCAACTACTGCTATCACCCACGCATTACTCTGCTATGacatgttttccatttaattcatgAAACAATGTGCATGATTATAAACTTTCATCTTTTTGATGAAAAGATGTACTCTAATCAAAGCATCTCTCCAGTATTTTACACACAAGGATTCTTATTTTCATTAAGTTTGATCTATTGCTACAATTTTGCTAGTGGTGTGGCTTGTTAGCAGTGAGTTTTAGTACAGGATACTACTGATAATACAGCTCTACAACACCTCAGGGACCATTGTGATGTTCGGTAAAACAATTCATAATAGTGTACATTTATAATCATGCATCTGTATAATTGACATAAGCATCAACCAAAAACGAAGTAAACATGCCCTCAAACACTAAGAAGCACCCATTTCCACCACCAAATATGCCAAGTACTccatttggttataaaattagaaaCTTCAACTGTTGAAGAATGTTGTAAAGGAACTTGGAAATTCTTGAAACGTGAAATACATTGAACAAGTTTTCTGTGGACCACATCTTGTGGTTGTTACATATCATGTAAAGAACTCACTGTTTATTCAAATATCATTGCACCACATAATATAAGATTGCGTGCTAACTGTTTACTCACTGTATTTNNNNNNNNNNNNNNNNNNNNNNNNNNNNNNNNNNNNNNNNNNNNNNNNNNNNNNNNNNNNNNNNNNNNNNNNNNNNNNNNNNNNNNNNNNNNNNNNNNNNNNNNNNNNNNNNNNNNNNNNNNNNNNNNNNNNNNNNNNNNNNNNNNNNNNNNNNNNNNNNNNNNNNNNNNNNNNNNNNNNNNNNNNNNNNNNNNNNNNNNNNNNNNNNNNNNNNNNNNNNNNNNNNNNNNNNNNNNNNNNNNNNNNNNNNNNNNNNNNNNNNNNNNNNNNNNNNNNNNNNNNNNNNNNNNNCCCGTATGCGCCTTCTAGTGTACTCTATACGAGGATCACCACCATGTAATTTCTACCCTCTATCAATGGAATGATAGACAACATGCGTATTCACGAAACAAAAAGCACCAGTTTCAGCATCAGAGCGTCTTACCAGAGTTGTCCGTTGCCTTTTAGGATTAAAGCCTTGCCCAACAGTTGTCAGTTCCATCCTTGGATTCTTCCTTGGGCTGAAATCCTGGCAAGCATTCTCAGTATAGCAATGTTCTTGACTCAAATGCTTCTGTGTACCTGGCCAGGTATAATAACATTAAGGTTTAATGGATTCAGTAGTGTCACACAAAATAACCCTTTAAGACTCCAATTACATGTCTAATGCTCATTAACAGTGAACATTTCAAGTACAAAAGATGAAAAACGTGTCTTGTGCACATTTCAAAACAATAACACATCTCCATTACACTAAAATGTGTTGTTGCTCCAAGTTTTAAAACTGACAAAAAAACTTGTGCACATTGTGAAACAGTAACACATCCCCTGTATTAAGAGAAACCGCCAAACTGCTCCAAGTTCTACAACGACAAAAAACAAGTACTCGCactgatccatattacttgtcgctcaaaaggatgtatctaacactgtaatacgtctagatacatccatttgagctacaagtattatggatcggagggagtaatacaAATAGAAGTACACAAGCGACCGAATGAACTAGTAGTCTGACAGTATATTCAATATTATTATCATTCATTCATATAACCCATTGAAAAGTGCATTTGTggttgtcaagaaacaagaaaattCCAGGGACCAATAGTGCAGATTGAGATTCTTCCATGTTTGGAAGAACCAAGTAACATACCTGCATTTGTCACTGTTGAGACCAGAGAGTTTTCGTAAGGAGATGCCCAGATAGCAGACATAGTCTCTGAGGGTAGAGCATCTGCAATGAGTTCGGCAGTTAGAAATGGCGGCAGATGGAGGTTCGTCCATGTTGGGAAAAGAACGTGTGATTtacctgcatttgccttaatgtattTAGAAGGAGATGCCAAGATAGCAGACATGGCCTTTGAGGACAGAGCACCTGCAATGAGTTTAATGAGTTCACCTGTTAGAAACGGTGGTAGATGGAGGTTCGTCCATGTTTAGAGAAGAATGTGGAATTTACCTGCATCTTTCTCTGTTGAAATCAAGAACTGATCATAAGGAGGTGCCAAGATAGCAGACATGGCCTGTGAAGGTAGACCATCTGCGATGAGTTCAGCAGTTAGAAATGGCTGCAGGTAGCCAGGTACTCAATGCTTAACTGTTTTACCTGCATTTGTCACTGGTGAGATCCCATAGTTTCTAGCAGGACCTTCCAAAGGATGGAGAATCTGGAAGAAGGATGGAACTTCTGCAAAAAGATTAGCAGTTAGGAATCTATCGCAAAGATGCATAAacaccaaaaaagaaaaagaaaacatagGGACTTGAGACTCAGTTAGAATAAACTACGTGCATAATGCAAACATGTATGAAATGCAAGCTGGAATGATGTATGATGAAATCAAAGGTTAACATGGCAATGCATTTCAGTAGACTTCACCATAAGAGTTGAAGAAAGGCATCAAACAAAGACTTGGAAGGAAGAATGGCCAGTTACAAACCAAATTCATGAGACTGAAGCATGGAGAATCAAATATCATTATCAGTGATGCATATATTGCAGGTGCAATTTTGATATGGGGTTTCCTCCTGGTTTGAAAAATGCAAAGGCATCCAACTAATTTACCTGCATTTGTTACTGATGAAATTGTAACAGCCCCCATCAAGGTATAAGGGATAGTCTGCGAAACTCGGGCAACTGGAATACCTGCAATAAGTTCAGCAGTTACAATTCAGAAATGGCAGGAGATAGCCACAATTCGGATGAAGTGtaaacaagaacatcaagcttgatgGGGCAGTGCACTGAGGCAGAAAGCTTCTGCATTTTCTTGAACAGAATGTGACAAAATGTCATAGAAATCAAATgatgattgtgcatcatgacacGCGTTAAGTGTGCAAACATCACAGTAATGCATAAAGCATAAACCTAGAAGCTCATTTCAAAAGCAAAAGTAACATAATCGGTGCAGTAAGAACAAATGTACATAGGAATATTTTCCAAACAATAATGGTGTGAGAGAATTCAAATCATGACAAGGTATTATGTGTGCACATGCCACAACCCATCAATACCCTAAGCATAAACCTAGCATGGCAGTTCAAAAGCAGCAGCAACACCAATTGGTGCGGTGAGAGCAaagtgtcaaaaatgctcttatattatgggacggagggagtacaaaggaaCATAGCCCACAATAGTACCAAACCTAAAGGCGGTAATATTAGTTCAGTCCAATTTTGCAGAGAATTATCCTACACTGCTGTTATCTCTGCAAATCCAGTGTGAAAATGAGATAACATTTAAGGGAAGGTAGGTGAGAAGTGGCTTGAACTAAATATTATAACCATTGCGAACTCGGTCGAAAGGATGTAATAACTTGTGATAACCAATAGAAATCCCAAGTAGAAAGGGGAGATAGAAGCGATGAAACTAAAGGTTTTTTAAACAACTTACCATCCTTGTAGACACGTCGAAATGGCTCATACCCTTGACTAAGGTCCGGCCAAGCTTCCAGCCGTTGATCTGAAGACGGTAAGTTTCATCAGTCACTTGTATGTAATCAAGCTACTAAATATTACTGATTAACAGAAGGTTAAACACAGGCCAGAAGCGCCGGTGCATAGCGGAAGGTTATAGCATGTCGAGAATGTCAAGAGAGCTCAGGGTAGACCAAACTTGACATGGGAAGAGTCCataaagagagacctgaaggactgaaatatcaccaaagaactagccgtggacaggggtgcgtggaaattAGCTATCCGCGTGACAGAACCATGACcaggagatcttatgggtttcaactctagcctaccccagcttgtttgggactgaaaggctttgttgttgtaatAACAGAAATTTAAGCACAACCGTTCATGTATCACATATGTATGAACAGGAATGGTAAACAAATGAAAGACGCACGGAGAATAATCTAGTTTTACCTAGAAGATAAACCGTCCATTCCTTTGTCTTGAGAACTAACATGTCTGCCATTGCAAAAACAAAAATAGGTTGACAACGAATGCACATATACAAAAGTTATAGGGCACGCAGTAAAATATCAATGACGCGTATAGCCTTTCAATTTGTACATCTGGTATATTCTAACAAGGAACAATTGCATGGATTAATTGTCCGGATAAAGTTTTGCCCTGGTTGGGAAACAATTAATGGTGTTCAACTAATTTACCAAAATCGGTGTCTGAGGACATGCCAGGATTTCTAGCTGGACTTCTGAATGTACCAAGATTATTCCGCGAGACTGGATCAACAGGAGCACCTGCGAATATTTCAGTAATAATAAATGGTACATAAACAATAATGGGAGTGTATAAGGCACATAATAGGAATACCCTAAGAATAAACTTAATGCAGCAATCCAACAGCTCCAAGAACAAATCGGTGTGGCAAAAGCAAAGAACCAGTTAAAAGGATCATCATTGCATGGCCTCATTCTATTTTTTGAGGACTGGTTTGAGATTGTGCAGACGTGATCAATATGGATAAAATATTATTACTGCTAGAAACTTAATGTAGCAACAAAGGAAGTGGAGACAATAACATTGCATAAACcctttgcaacaacaacaacaacaacaacaaagccttttagccccaaacaagttggggtaggttaACATAAACCCTTTGCAGTAAAGAAAAATTATAAAATCAAAGGGTTCTTTTGTTCTGGAAGGATACTAAACTAAAGGCTTTCTGCAAATCAGGCTAAATTAAATGTTCATTTTGAAGTGGGAGTAAGTTAAATGTTTGGTGGCCTAAAAGAATCTGAAGCTACCTTTTTGTACCATTGGAGTACAAACATATTGAAGTGGATACCCTTGATCCCGCTTACCAGCTTCCAAACTTGTATCTAAGAAAGACAGCAAAATTTTATTAGTTGCTATCGTGCGATGAAGTTACCAACACCTAAACAAAGAAAAAGTGTTACCAACAAGATCCACCATCCATTCTTTTGCCTTAATTAACGATTCTGCCATTGAGAGAGGGAAAAAGAAAAGAAGCATTATTATTGACAAGCAGGGAGCATGCATAAAGATCATTATAATGTACCAGAACTTAACCCTTCACGGTGACTTGATATCGAAGAAGGAAGCCTGCACAAAGCAAGAAATATATGCAGGTGTGAATAGAATAGAATGCCATTATAAAGATTATAAAAGGAAAAGGTAGAACTGAAGATGGTTATGCTGCTGCACATACATCCTCCTCTTACGAAGATAGTGCCT
Above is a window of Triticum dicoccoides isolate Atlit2015 ecotype Zavitan chromosome 5B, WEW_v2.0, whole genome shotgun sequence DNA encoding:
- the LOC119308547 gene encoding uncharacterized protein LOC119308547, which gives rise to MSRLDGSVFSVSVAGKRKRLPEYPCVSRFRQRRLLSFLRRQKLFDTYDALTGESGARIDLYHLADLVKAGRWDEAIEHLSRFLPPDPALGVHGRVLLHFLRVHKAVHDIVSGAPESRAVSAALRMCFTKNFAITKLRAVLWPLLSSSGFRDSLDFERVRDKAASTVVYLAYQTPELREHVKEACGPAEPHNVLPIGFGFRPRRYVKRGPIPGSVLVRHYLRKRRMLPSSISSHREGLSSESLIKAKEWMVDLVDTSLEAGKRDQGYPLQYVCTPMVQKGAPVDPVSRNNLGTFRSPARNPGMSSDTDFDMLVLKTKEWTVYLLDQRLEAWPDLSQGYEPFRRVYKDGIPVARVSQTIPYTLMGAVTISSVTNAEVPSFFQILHPLEGPARNYGISPVTNADGLPSQAMSAILAPPYDQFLISTEKDAGALSSKAMSAILASPSKYIKANADALPSETMSAIWASPYENSLVSTVTNAGTQKHLSQEHCYTENACQDFSPRKNPRMELTTVGQGFNPKRQRTTLASLIEGEAEGHLTPCS